The Chitinophaga pinensis DSM 2588 region ATAAGAAAGCGCCGGAACGTGTCATCTTCCTTGACTACGATGGTACGCTGGTCGGCTTCCAGGCGAATATAGATCTGGCCTCTCCTGATCAGGAACTTTATCAGCTGCTCAAAACACTTACGCACGATAAAGCCAATCATGTTGTAATGATCAGCGGTCGTAAACATGAAACGCTGGAAGAATGGCTGGGACAACTCCCGCTTGATCTGATTGCAGAACATGGTGCATGGCACAAGAAATATGGCGAAGACTGGCAGAAAATTCCCGGATTGAATGCTAACTGGAAACAGGACATCATGCCTATTCTCGATACTTATATGGACCGCACGCCAGGTTCATTCATCGAAGAGAAAAGCTATTCGCTCGTATGGCATTATCGCAAAGTGGAAACAGGTCTGGGGGAATTACGTGCCAATGAACTGATGAATACCCTCCGCTATTTTACCAACGATATCGGACTACAGATACTGCCGGGTGATAAAGTAATCGAAATAAAGAATGTGGAGATCAATAAAGGTAAAGCGACGCTGACCTGGTTACAGGACAGAAAGTTTGAATTCACACTGGCGATCGGTGACGATCATACAGATGAAGACATATTCAAAGCCCTATCCGGTGATGCTGTGACAATAAAGGTGGGAAGCCAGGTGTCGGCAGCAAGATATTATCTGAGAAACCATCATGAAGTAAGAGCGTTTCTGAGAACGCTGGTGGCAGGATAAACCATTCATTCCGCAGATTACTAATGCAACATAAAAAGGGCTTCGCCGTAGGCGAGCCCTTTTACTTTTATTGTTCTATTTAGCTAGTATAAAAGGAGGATGCCCTTCTTCATCATGAGCACCCTCTTACTTCAACAAAAAATGTCTGGTCTGTTAAAGAAAAATCGGTACATCCAGTTTCATGGATATCCGGTACGCAGCATTCATCAGTCCCACATGACTGTAGGCCTGCGGGAAGTTACCCCACTGGCTGCCACTCTCTTCTACCACATCTTCACTGAATAACTGCAGGTGATTGGAATATTGCAGCAGGTTCTGAAACTCACGCACTGCATCATCAATACGTCCTACACAGGCCAATGCCTCTACATACCAGAATGCGCAGACGAGGAAGGTAGCTTTCGGTTTGCCGAAATCATCTGAGTGCAGATAACGATAGAATAATCCCTGTGGCGTTTTCAGTTCTTTCTCCAGTGCCGCCAGGTGATCGCGTGCTTTTTCTGAAGCCGGATCCAGATAGTTCATCATGATCAGCTGTAAAGTACTTGCATCGAGATGCTGACTGCCGGCTGCATTGGTATATACTTTCCTGACAGGGTCGTAACAGCTTTCAATATGTGCTGCCGCACGGTCTTTTAATGCAATGGCTTTTTCTACCAGTTGCTGATTCCCGATGGTACGCGCCATTTTCTCTGCTGCAGCACAACCGGCCCACTGGAACAGGTTGCTGTAACAGTGAATATTTGCGAAGTTGCGGAACTCCCATATGCCCGCATCTTTTTCATCAATTGTGTGTTCGATCTTATTGAGCAGGTATTCCAGCCACCACGCCGAATCTTTTCTTTCTGAAAAGACGAAACGATGGTCCGTATACAGGGGCAGCATAGAAATCAGTACCTGTCCGTAGATGTCGTTCTGTATATGCTCATACGCCTGATTACCGATGCGTACGGGCTGATTCCCCTCATAACCATCCAGGTGAGGCAATATCTGCTCTATAAGGTTCTTTTTGCCTGTAATGCCATATAAAGGCTGATAACGGTAGTCACCCGAGAAGGAGATATCAGCCACATAACTGAAATATTTCTCCATTTCCTCAAAATGCCCTATATGGTTCAGTGCGGTAATAACGTAATAAGTATCGCGCAACCAGCAATAACGATAATCCCAGGTACGTCCGCTACCCGGGTATTCCGGCAAACTGGTCGTACTGGCGGCAATGATGGCGCCGGTATCTTCATACTGGTGAATCTTCAGGGTGAGGGCAGAACGGATAACGGCCGGCTGGTAGAAATTGGCGATGTTGGAATGTTTGATCCAGGTACGCCAGTAGAGGGTAGTTTCACGGAGAAACCGCTCTGCTGTGGCATTCAATGGCGCCTCCAATGGATGGCCATAGGTCAGCAGCAGGTATTTTTCATCATTCAGGACAAAAAATTCTTCTTCAAAAAGATAACTGATGGGAATGTTGGTGGTGAGGCGTAAGGTTTCCTCACATCCCAGGAATTCAATGTGATTGCTACCCCGCTGGGCCTTCAGAAAACCACTGCCGTAATCACATACGGGTTTACATTTCACTTTCACACGTGGATTGCCCTCCAGTGGCTCTATCTTGCGTATCAGCATGAGGGGTTTGAAATACCGTTCATACTGATGAAAACGGGGAGCAAAGTCCGTAATACGATACTTTCCACTCTCACTGGTGATTTCCGTACACAGTACATTGGTGTTCTCCAGGTAGTACTGCTTGGACGTATACTCACCCGAAGGGCGGATATAGAATTCTCCCCCCTTATTCTTATCCAGCATACCGCCGAAGATAAAGGAGCTGTCCATTCGTGGCCAGCAAAGCCAGTCTATGTTCGTGTTTAGATTGACATGTGCGAGGTACGCACAATTGCCAATAATGCCTGTCTGATACGTATGTCTTTCCATAAGTGATTCATTAAGACACAAAAGCCA contains the following coding sequences:
- a CDS encoding glycoside hydrolase family 15 protein, translating into MEWLLCLNESLMERHTYQTGIIGNCAYLAHVNLNTNIDWLCWPRMDSSFIFGGMLDKNKGGEFYIRPSGEYTSKQYYLENTNVLCTEITSESGKYRITDFAPRFHQYERYFKPLMLIRKIEPLEGNPRVKVKCKPVCDYGSGFLKAQRGSNHIEFLGCEETLRLTTNIPISYLFEEEFFVLNDEKYLLLTYGHPLEAPLNATAERFLRETTLYWRTWIKHSNIANFYQPAVIRSALTLKIHQYEDTGAIIAASTTSLPEYPGSGRTWDYRYCWLRDTYYVITALNHIGHFEEMEKYFSYVADISFSGDYRYQPLYGITGKKNLIEQILPHLDGYEGNQPVRIGNQAYEHIQNDIYGQVLISMLPLYTDHRFVFSERKDSAWWLEYLLNKIEHTIDEKDAGIWEFRNFANIHCYSNLFQWAGCAAAEKMARTIGNQQLVEKAIALKDRAAAHIESCYDPVRKVYTNAAGSQHLDASTLQLIMMNYLDPASEKARDHLAALEKELKTPQGLFYRYLHSDDFGKPKATFLVCAFWYVEALACVGRIDDAVREFQNLLQYSNHLQLFSEDVVEESGSQWGNFPQAYSHVGLMNAAYRISMKLDVPIFL